The DNA segment CATCACCATAGGACTTATTCTCCGCTTTTCTACCAAGATATCAAAGGAGTGAGCAGGCGATCGCGTCTTGGTTAACCTACTCTTAGTGAATATCATTACATATCACTCCTGACGACGTTAGAATGCAAGTATGATCTAGTCTAGATACTAAAACACCTAAAATACAATATATTCTAGTAGTATGAATATTAAGTAGTCATGCAAAATAAATTGCACATCTAATTTACCTGTGTTCCTTATCCAGCAAAGGATACATGATTTTCAAATAGGCAATTAATTTTGCACAGGTACTTAGAATCTAATAGTCTAGATTAAAATACAATATATTCTAGTATGGATGCTAGAATATATTATGTTATAGTAGATATAGTAAAAATACATTATTGTTCGTTGCGCCTGCAAAATTTTTGTAGGTGAGCCTTGCTATGCGTATATTTTATGGTATGATGAATCAAATCCCTTCAAACGTTATACGCTAGAAGGGCTTAATATTGTTTATTCCCATTATTCTTGAGTACCAGTCAAGGTTTTGGGTCTGTTTGCAATTACTTTACAATTAATTTAAAGCAGTCATATGGACTGTACGATTTTAGCATGAAAATCAACCATAAGCCCAGTCCTGATCCAAATAGTTCAGGTGTGTCGGTTAATTTCCGGTTGTCAGAAACTTTGATAGCTGCTTTGGTTAGCTCATTTGTGTCATTTGGGGCTGGCGTTGCAATTGCTAATAATCAAAGCCAAAACGTCAATCAGAACTGTACAGTGGAACAACCAAGTACCACATCAGTATCACCTAATATGCCACTAACTCCCAAAGACTAAAACAAATTACCCTCAAGCTAAAAAGCCTGGGGGTAAACAAAGCCTGCTTATCCAGGCTAAAACCCATAGCTACTAATTTTGTATTTAAATATAAAAGACTCCAAACACGTCTATAAAACTCAAAAAACTCAAACTTCCTCTCTGCGCCTCTGCGTCTCTGCGTGAGAATCTTATCTTAAAATATCTTTCCTCATCCTTTAAAACATGAGTATTATCGTCTTCGGCAGCATCAATATAGACCTAGTAGCAACCACATCCAGATTACCAATTGCAGGAGAAACAATATTAGGAGAAGACTTTTTTAAAATACCAGGAGGCAAAGGAGCAAATCAAGCCGTAGCATTAGCGAGATTAGAAATTCCTACTCACATGGTGGGACGTGTCGGCGCAGATAATTTTGGTGCAGAACTTGTCCAAAACTTACAAATTACAGGCGTACAGACGGATAATATCTTCATTGATGAAACCGTGAGTTCTGGAGTTGCCATAATCACCGTAGATGATGCAGGTGAAAATCAAATTGTTGTGATTCCTGGTGCAAACGGGCGAGTTAATCAAGAAGATATAGAGCGATTATCCCACTTATTACCAACAGCTAAAGCACTGCTTTTACAACTAGAAATTCCCATTGATGCCGTAGTAGCAGCAGCCAAAGCTGCAAAAAACACAAATGTTAAAGTAATTTTAGATCCCGCACCCGCACAAACTAATTTACCGGATGAACTATACCCATTAATCGATATTATTACACCCAATGAAATTGAAGCAGGTCAATTGGTGGGTTTTCCTGTAAATAATCAGGAATCAGCAATCAAAGCAGCTAAAGTTTTATTACAACGGGGTGTAAAATGTGCGGTTGTGAAATTAGGTGCAAAAGGTGTTGTCTGCACCATTTCTGAGGAAACATTTTGTGTCCCTGCTTTCCCGGTTGATGCTGTTGACACCGTTGCTGCTGGCGATGCTTTTAATGGTGGTTTAGCAGCCGGACTTTATCAAGGACTTTCTTTAGATAAAGCAATTATTTGGGGTTCAGCCGCAGGTGCTTTAGCCGCCACAAAACTAGGCGCACAAACTTCTTTACCTGATAAATTAACGTTTGATTATTTCTTGGAAGAAAGGGGATTAGGAACTGAACCCGTGTAGACACATATCTTGCACCAGGCGACTGGAAGTCACGGCTACACAGGCGAAACCCGCCTACGCGGGTTGAAAACCTTAATTTTCTGTTAGTCCGCGCAGGCGGACTTCCCTCTGGGAAGCCGCTACGCGTCTTGTTTGTATAGCCGCGTTCGCGTAGCGTGCCGGAGGCATCTTTCTAATCGCCAGGGCTAGGTGCAAGATGTGAGTAGAGACGTTCCATGGAATCGTATCTACATTCTTTGTTACCACTACTTTCCAATATCTTCATTCCATAATTCAGGATTTGTTTCAATAAATTCACTCATCATTTGTTCGCATTCGTCAAGGTTGAGATCAATTACTTCCACGCCGTGGGACACCATAAATTCTTTAGCACCTGGGAAAGTTCTCGATTCTCCGGCGATGACTTTTTTAATGCCAAATTGCACCACTGCGCCAGCACACAAATAGCACGGCATTAAGGTTGAATAAAGTGTGGTACCTCTATAGCTACCGACTCTACCAGCATTGCGGAGACAATCTATTTCGGCGTGGGTAACAGGATCATCATCTTGCACACGTTTATTGTGTCCTCTCCCGATAATCTTGCCATCCTTAACGAGGATAGAACCGATGGGAATTCCACCTTCTTTTCTACCTTGTTTTGCTTGTGCGATCGCAGCTTCCATAAAATTATCCATTTTTTATTCCACCCGTTGAGTATTACCTATTCTTACCCAACCTTCTTGTCCACCTTGGATGCGAATTTTTTGCCATCTTTTATCTTGACTTTCTTCTAGTACAATCAGTTCTTCATTCACACCAACTCCACCAACACGTTCAGCATCCAAGCTTGGTTCAGCTCGCACACTCAAGCCTTGAGGCCAAGTAACACGTCCTTGGTAAGCCCCCGGTGGTAATGTGTCGGTGGGAGTAGGCGTAGGTGTAGGCGTTGGCGTTGGCGTAGGTGTAGGTGTGGCTGTCGTGTTTACCTCCGTCGCTGGAGGAGCTTGCTCTTGCAACAACGGACTATCATTTGCAAAAAGAGGTTTAGGTGGGGGTATAAAACTCCGATTCATAAAATATAGTGCAACTGCAACGCCGCTACCCGCTAAAATGGCGATCGCTAAGATCACGCCTAGTATAAACTTTAGTAAATTAGAAAACATCTTTAAAACCTCATCACCATCAATAGTCAATAGTAGTTCATGATTAAATACTGACTATTGACATATAAATGATTAATTACTTAATTATTGCATCTGTGGTTGAATGCGTTAGCGTAACTTATTAAAAGTATCACTCAAAGGAGTGTGTTTTGAGGCTAAACGCGCTCTCCCAGATGCAGCCCATTCTTGTAGTTGTTGAATTTGCTCCACAGCCGTCCGCGCTAAGGGTATGATCTGGCTGGCAGCTTCGAGAATATCTTCATTAGTAAAATCGCGGTTTTGACTAAATCCAATATGCATTGCTTCAATCAAGGTTTGCTCAATCTCAGCCCCAGAAAAATCGGGCGTTTCATAAGCTAATCTATCAATATCATAACTTTTCAGGTTATGGGGGCGAAGTCGGGATAAATGAACGTTAAAAATTGCTTTTCTTTCGTCTTGGGTAGGCAAACCCACAAAGAAAATTTCATCAAATCGCCCTTTACGCAACATTTCTGGTGGTAGGGCTTGGATGTCATTAGCGGTGGAAACAACAAACACTGGTGAGGTTTTTTCGGCTAACCAAGTAATAAAAGTCCCAAATACCCGGCTAGCAGTACCTGCATCACCTTTAGCACCAAGTCCCGAAAAGCCTTTGTCTATTTCATCAATCCACAAGACGCAAGGCGCGAGGGCTTCTGCTACCTGTATCATTTGGCGAGTGCGAGATTCTGATTCACCGACTAAACCACCAAATAAGCGTCCGACATCAAGACGTAATAGGGGTAAATGCCAATGATGGGCGATCGCTTTTGCTGTTAAAGATTTACCAGTACCTTGAATACCTAATAACATTAAACCACGGGGGTGTGGTAATCCGTACTGGCGGGCTTTATCAGTAAATGAGCCGCCCCGACGCAGTAACCAGTCTTTGAGGTTATCTAGTCCCCCTATATCAGAAATACGCTCAGTGGCGGGGTAAAAGTCGAGGATTTGGGTTTGGCGGATAGTTTGGCGCTTTTCCTCCAGAACTAAGTCTACATCCTCTGGTTGCAGTTCTCCGTGGGATGCGATCGCTCTGGCTAAAACTCGCCGAATTCGTTCCATTGATAGCCCTTGACAAGAGCGCACCAAGTCATCGAGAATTTTGCCAGATAGGGAGTTTTGACCAGTGCTTTGTAATAGGCGTTCCACCTCAGTTTTAATTTCTGGGGCTGCGGGTAATGGAAACTCAACCACGGTGAGAACTTCGGTTAAATCGTCGGGAATAGCGATGCGTGGCGATAGTAATACCAGATTTTTGGGTTGGGATTTGAGGAGTCTGGCTAAATTGCGGAGTTTGCGTGCGATCGCTATATCATCTAAAAACCGATGATAATCGCGTAAAATCAAGACAGCAGGAGCAGAGGCTGGCAACTTTTCCACAAATTCCAACGCTTGCAAAGGGTTACGCTTGCCAAAACCCGTATCATTGGGGTTTCCCTGGTAGCCATCCACAAAATCCCAAGTATAGACAGGGCGATTACCTTGGTTTGCGGCTTCTTCCCGAATCGCCGTTTCTACCCGTTCCTCTTCATAAGTGGGAATATAAATCAAAGGATAGCGGGCGCGTAGCAGCAATTTAAATTCTTCACGAAAGTTCATAAATCTAATTTATAATTCGTAATTCGTAATTCGTAATTCGTAATTCGTAATTAAGAATGACATATTATTGAGCTTATTGTAATAATCCTACCAATTCCGCATTGCCTAGTAGGGGCGGGTTTACAGATATCATTCAACATCAACGAGAATATGAATAAACCCGCCCTTACTTACCCACATTTAAAACCTGCTGAACAGTTAGCGCTAGTTCTGAAAAAGCGAGAGATTTAATTTGCTGTTCTCCGATAAAAACTGATTCTTCATAAAATCCTTCTTCCAGAAACAGCACCGTCACCTTTTTTTCTAAAGGATCAATAATCCAATATTCGGGAATTTCCAAAGCAGCATATTCAGAACGCTTAAAACGATAATCTCGTTTAATCGATTCTGGGCTAATAATTTCCACAGCCAAAAGTGGAGGAGTTTGACAAACAGCAGATTGATCTAAAATATCCGTCACTTGGTCAACCGTTACCACATATAAATCCGCTAGCCTAGACTTACGCCATCCCGTTCTAATACCCGCTTCTCGAAAGCAAAGCCAAGGTAAAATCAAGCGTCGTATTTGTTCATCTAACTGGCTTTCAATAAATTTGGCAACTAAAATATGCCTGAAGGTGGGGGGATTCATCAGTTCTAGTCTACCGTCTACCAGTTCATAACGGTTATCTGTATCATCTTGATATGCCAGATATTCTTCAAAGCTTAATAATTGCTCTTGTGTAGTGAGCATGATTAGCTAATTAGTTTAAAATTAATTACTTACCTTTATTAAAGCATATTTTAAAATATTATGAGACTTCTCATCACAAATTAGGCTAAATTTAATTAGCAATTCTGTACATTCACTGTAATTTATTATGTTTAGTTCCTCATCCTAAAATTTATTATAAACGCCAAAGTTCTTTTAGCTTATCAATTAGCAGTGTCTGTCGCTTGTTGATTACTTCAGGTGTCCATTCTTGCTCCATCATTACTTGCGTAGTTAAAGCGAAATTAGAAACACCTTTTTTAGTGGTGAAATACTTTTGCTTTTTCAGTTCAAAATCATAATTTCCAGCGAGACTATTTTTCGAGCCAGAAAGCAAAACTAAATTACCTAGACGATGGACATATTTCTCCCTTTCTTCCTCTGTGGGAAACCAATTCACCCACATACTTTCAGAAGTTGGATTTTGTGGTAGCACGTGTTCAACAGTAATAGTAGAGAAGCTATATGATGCTTTTCCTTCTGAGAGGGCAGTGTCTAAACGCAGCAAAACATAAAGGCGAGTTTTCTTCATTAAATAAAGGTCGCCATTGAGTATTTTGAGGATATTTTCTTTTTCTTGTAATTTCAGTTGTAAGGGTGAATCAGATGTGTATAAATCTTCGCTATTTTCGATAGAGTACAGCAACTTGCTATAACTCTCTATACGTTCGTTAATATTACTTCTTTGAATCATTAGACCAGAAGCGAGACGTTCCAAATCTAGAAAGAAACGCAATAATAAATCAGGATTATGGTAATTATTTGCTAAATATAGAATAGCTGGTGGTATCCAATCAGAATTATCTATCCGGTTCAAGCATTTAAATACAAAATTGATTTCTTCTTCCCATTTAATACTTTTATAGGCTTGATTATTGATATCATAAAAAGCATCTGTAAAAGGAATTAAAGTTTTATCAATAAACTTTTGTGGCTGCTCAGTAGGACTGGGTTTAACCTCTTTAAGGAACTCTTTGAGTATACTTTCACGAGGCTTGACTTTCAAGTAAATCATTCTAATATGAGAAAATAAGCTTTTAAACGTCTCCCGTCCCACTTTCTCTTCTAAATCTTCCCATTTAGAACTGTAATTGTCCTGTAGTTTTAGGGGAATTTTACCAATAATTTCTGCTTTAAAAATATCTGCATGAGATAAATCCATCCCCCGATTATTGAGTACAGAAAATATCCGATATGCAGAATCAATATCTGGAGTAGATACAACTACTAGGAAACATCGTTTAATAATAAATTGGGTGAGGCGAAGTAGTTGAGGTTCCGTAAAATATTGTAAACGCTCAATAAACAAGATTGCATTCTGTATTAAATTTTTACGACTATCTGAAAGTTTAACAGTACTTAATTCATTTATTTTAGAGATACCACCTTCATCTTGAATATTTTCTTTAAAAAATTGAGCATCTCTTTCACGTAAAGTTAAACGATAAATATTAGAGTTTTCTTCACATAAATCTTCCTCTTGATAGAGATATTTTGTCAGTTTATATGCTTCTTCTTTAGGAAAAGACATTCGTAAAGCAGCTAGTAGTATTGTCAGTGTAGTTAAACGTTGTTGACCATCCACAACTTGAGCATCTGGTTTATCCCCTTTTATT comes from the Nodularia sp. NIES-3585 genome and includes:
- a CDS encoding SH3 domain-containing protein, with amino-acid sequence MFSNLLKFILGVILAIAILAGSGVAVALYFMNRSFIPPPKPLFANDSPLLQEQAPPATEVNTTATPTPTPTPTPTPTPTPTDTLPPGAYQGRVTWPQGLSVRAEPSLDAERVGGVGVNEELIVLEESQDKRWQKIRIQGGQEGWVRIGNTQRVE
- the rbsK gene encoding ribokinase, translating into MSIIVFGSINIDLVATTSRLPIAGETILGEDFFKIPGGKGANQAVALARLEIPTHMVGRVGADNFGAELVQNLQITGVQTDNIFIDETVSSGVAIITVDDAGENQIVVIPGANGRVNQEDIERLSHLLPTAKALLLQLEIPIDAVVAAAKAAKNTNVKVILDPAPAQTNLPDELYPLIDIITPNEIEAGQLVGFPVNNQESAIKAAKVLLQRGVKCAVVKLGAKGVVCTISEETFCVPAFPVDAVDTVAAGDAFNGGLAAGLYQGLSLDKAIIWGSAAGALAATKLGAQTSLPDKLTFDYFLEERGLGTEPV
- a CDS encoding AAA family ATPase — encoded protein: MNFREEFKLLLRARYPLIYIPTYEEERVETAIREEAANQGNRPVYTWDFVDGYQGNPNDTGFGKRNPLQALEFVEKLPASAPAVLILRDYHRFLDDIAIARKLRNLARLLKSQPKNLVLLSPRIAIPDDLTEVLTVVEFPLPAAPEIKTEVERLLQSTGQNSLSGKILDDLVRSCQGLSMERIRRVLARAIASHGELQPEDVDLVLEEKRQTIRQTQILDFYPATERISDIGGLDNLKDWLLRRGGSFTDKARQYGLPHPRGLMLLGIQGTGKSLTAKAIAHHWHLPLLRLDVGRLFGGLVGESESRTRQMIQVAEALAPCVLWIDEIDKGFSGLGAKGDAGTASRVFGTFITWLAEKTSPVFVVSTANDIQALPPEMLRKGRFDEIFFVGLPTQDERKAIFNVHLSRLRPHNLKSYDIDRLAYETPDFSGAEIEQTLIEAMHIGFSQNRDFTNEDILEAASQIIPLARTAVEQIQQLQEWAASGRARLASKHTPLSDTFNKLR
- a CDS encoding nucleoside deaminase, with amino-acid sequence MDNFMEAAIAQAKQGRKEGGIPIGSILVKDGKIIGRGHNKRVQDDDPVTHAEIDCLRNAGRVGSYRGTTLYSTLMPCYLCAGAVVQFGIKKVIAGESRTFPGAKEFMVSHGVEVIDLNLDECEQMMSEFIETNPELWNEDIGK
- a CDS encoding Uma2 family endonuclease translates to MLTTQEQLLSFEEYLAYQDDTDNRYELVDGRLELMNPPTFRHILVAKFIESQLDEQIRRLILPWLCFREAGIRTGWRKSRLADLYVVTVDQVTDILDQSAVCQTPPLLAVEIISPESIKRDYRFKRSEYAALEIPEYWIIDPLEKKVTVLFLEEGFYEESVFIGEQQIKSLAFSELALTVQQVLNVGK
- a CDS encoding DUF262 domain-containing protein, producing MSSSKIAATEYPISKVFSNDFVFTIPLYQRPYAWTTEQAGELLEDLITSLGDDQEKIDEINPYFLGSIVLIKGDKPDAQVVDGQQRLTTLTILLAALRMSFPKEEAYKLTKYLYQEEDLCEENSNIYRLTLRERDAQFFKENIQDEGGISKINELSTVKLSDSRKNLIQNAILFIERLQYFTEPQLLRLTQFIIKRCFLVVVSTPDIDSAYRIFSVLNNRGMDLSHADIFKAEIIGKIPLKLQDNYSSKWEDLEEKVGRETFKSLFSHIRMIYLKVKPRESILKEFLKEVKPSPTEQPQKFIDKTLIPFTDAFYDINNQAYKSIKWEEEINFVFKCLNRIDNSDWIPPAILYLANNYHNPDLLLRFFLDLERLASGLMIQRSNINERIESYSKLLYSIENSEDLYTSDSPLQLKLQEKENILKILNGDLYLMKKTRLYVLLRLDTALSEGKASYSFSTITVEHVLPQNPTSESMWVNWFPTEEEREKYVHRLGNLVLLSGSKNSLAGNYDFELKKQKYFTTKKGVSNFALTTQVMMEQEWTPEVINKRQTLLIDKLKELWRL